A segment of the Lolium perenne isolate Kyuss_39 chromosome 3, Kyuss_2.0, whole genome shotgun sequence genome:
GATTTACTATATTTATTGTGCTTTTTCTAGGATCTATTAATGTATTTAAGCCAAAAAAAATTGATTATAAAAAACATTATGTACGAACTGAGTACCAGAATCATTAGGAACGCACAATTCCAGTGCTCAGTTCTTGATACAATTCCAGTACTCAATTCATGTATGTCTGTGCCCTAATGTAATCGTGCACACTAGGTTCCAAGCCACCTACTATCAAGCTCGGGATCCTTGAAGAATAATCCGTCCAAACAAGATCAAACCAGCATAATGTAAAACCCAATATGGGTTCAAAACAAGTTCAAATCATTAGGTATTTTATTGGCTAGTCGTGACCATGCTCAAAGATCACAGGTGGACAAATTCTGGACGTGGCCGCTCACAGAACGTGGGAACTAGATTAGGCTTTGGTCTTGCTTGTTTGTTAGTTGCTAGGTGCTGACTTGTAACTTCTCTGTAATTGTGGTGTACTCCAGGCTCGCCTATCGGCCGGGAGGGCTGGTTGCTTACAGTTTTCTGTAAACTTTGAAAACCTAGTCCTTCTTCTAATCAAACGAACGCAGATGTCTGCTTTCGTAAAAAAAATATAACAAGGTCTGCTCATGCTGTTTTTTAGTTGCCGTACGGAAGCTGTGCCCATTGTTGACCAGGCTTCCGTATGCGAGCAAGCCCTATCTTCATGCTTTACCGAATAAGAAAGCGCTATCTTCATTCTTGACCCAATTATAGTTACGACTTACCTCTGTGTTTTTGCCCCATGTGTTTTTTGGAACTCTTTTTTTAGGTAAGGTTGAATTCAACAGGGAGCAGTTGCTCGTGTGACGAGACCAGAATTCGGCTTGTATCAGAGCTCAGCTCGGTCACCCCTGTCCGGGCTTTGGTTTTGCACGCTCTCTTCCTTTTATTCTCTGATTATGAATGTATAGTTTGGTAGAGTTCTTTAATCTAGCACAGCGGACTGGTTCAAAGAAATATCAGCGCGTGCTATGTGACCGAGTTGCGTCGTTCGTCCGAACGCACGAGTCCTCGATCGGCTGAGACTTCGCTGCCACGCTGACGGCAAACCAAAGAGATGGCCACAAACTAAGCTCCATGGCAAGTTGCAGTAGATCGGTGTAGTTGCATTTATTTATTGCATCGTTAATCAGTTGCATTTCTTTATTACATTGTTAATCATTGCATCGACGCCAAGTTTTTATTTTCTTCTGCTATATAACCGCCTGCACAAGTCGCTCGTTACCGGATAGGATGCTTCTTGCTTCCAAACATTGGAAGAACCGGAGAGTACCATGGTGATGAGCTACCGTTGCTCGGCAAGTACAAAACTGACATGGATCCTGGCGTCGCTGCTCATCCTTGTCAGGACGATTCAAGTCCGAGCCCAGCTTCCTTCTGGTAATACATGTCACATCCTCCTGGTTTTTTTCCGTGTAGATCCCGCACCTTTCTTAAGCTCTGCTGCGTCTACACGCACGGTTCAGTAAACTTCAGCATGCAACTTACTCATTTCACAGAATCTTAAAAATTAACAAATCATTAGCTACTGCGTGCCTAGTGGCATATGCCATActagggagtggtgttttggaacatgggagcatatgctccctatattttgaaatgcatcttacacatattttaaatttcaaaaaaattgaaacaaaaagtttgcacgtacatcttcatgtgctactcgctcacaaagtcgtttcataaaaaatgaacttatcatgtgacgtgtgtaaaaagacaaaattcagtgctaaaaacaatgcttttcacatgataagttttctcttttttacataggccacataaaatatttttttttcgtgaaacttgacacgcacacatatattatggagatgtacatgtagaattttttgtcaaaatttttccacacttcgaaatatgttttcttggtagagggagcatacgcaccctggagccgaattgaatttccgatctAAAAACCAGAAACAGCTGAAACTGATACATACACTTTATTGTGCAGGGTTCATAAACATCGATTGTGGATGGAAAAACGGTAGTAGCTACGTCGACGACGTCTTACGAATGCCGTACAGTTTCGATGGTGAATATGTAGAGAGCGGTGTGAGCCATGAGATGTTACCAGAGTTTATGGCTGATTCCGAAAATAAGCAAGAAATAACCCTGAGGAGCTTCCCTGACGGGTCAAGAAACTGCTATACACTGCCATCCACTACCGGTAAGAAGTATCTACTGAGAGCCACATTTACTTACGGCAACTATGATCGGTTGAACAAGTCTCTGGATGGGTCGCTATTTCTGTTTGGGCTCCATATCGGCGTCAATTTCTGGGCGACGGTAAACTTGTCAAATTGGGATCCATCACTCACGGTATGGAAGGAGGTGATCACCGTTGCTCCGAGCAACTCTCTTTCCGTCTGCCTGATAAACTTTGGTTCAGGGGTTCCCTTCATATCGACGTTGGAGTTGAGGCCACTGCTAGATGCGATGTACCCTTTTGTCAATACTTCTGTGTCAGTCAGCAACTTTCAGCGGTTCAGATTTGGCAACGTCAACACTTTTATCACAAGGTGCGACCAGACTGGTATCCATAATAATAGAGTAGTTTTGGATTAGATCTATGCCTGTCAATAGTTTATATGCCTGTCAATAGTTTTAAATTTAGTTTGCTAGCTTGACGCATATAAGAGCGTTTGCTACTTTGTTTTCAGAATCAAGGAATTGCTTCTAACAAATACTAGTAAacacagaaatatcatgtatggtGCTAGCTATTTATCTGTTTTTTCCTTGTCTTTGTGCATGACGAAGATATCCAACAGACTATTATGACCGGTGGTGGGATAGCTTTTCTATGAGCAAGGTGGACTACTCTACCTCCATGATCAGCTTGAACACCAGCAACAACTTGGAgagcctccccggcaacagcaacTTCAGCGTGCCGTCGGCCATCTTGCAGAATGCCTCAACCAGAGACACGAACCAGTCCTCCATTACCATCAACGTGGCAGCAGGTCCCAATCTAGGGGCCAATGACCTGCAGCTTCTCCCCATCTTTCACTTCACCGAGATCAACATGACCAACCCGAACAGGAGGTTCGACATCTACAGCAAAGATGTACTGATGTTCCCAGACTTCTCCCCCTCGCAATTACAGGTGCACAGCATGTACAAGAGCGGGCAGTTCATGCAGAACGCCGATGGATACTTTTTCTTGAACAAGACATCCAGCTCGAGTCTTCCGCCGCTCATCAACGCGCTTGAACTGTATTCTCTCGTTCGTATGGATAACCTCACCACTGACTCCGACGATGGTAAGATTAATGTATATACTCCACATGATCATCATGCACTTAACAATGCTAATGACCGAGGTCTCACTATCTAGACATCTGAAGATTCCCGACTATATTTGACACTGTCACGCGGTCTTCACTAAAGTAATAGGACCAAGTTTACCAACCAGCTCATTCAGTTCTACACTCAAGTTCTGAGTAAGACACCTTCTAAAGGTCCATTAATGTAtgcaagaccatagttgataaatGAATTAGTACGATTCAAACAGTCATACGAAAATATAATACTTGCATACATATGCAATGATACTGCAGTTTCTAAAGTTAATCTTTTCATCTTTCGAATACACCCCCTACCCAActtataaagctactttacacCGTCCATATTTGTTCTCTTGTCTTCTGCTGTAGTCAATTACATGAAACAAATCAAGACGTACTATAAATTGGCACGAACAAGCTGGAATGGAGATCCATGCTCCCCGCGAGAGTATTCCTGGGAAGGTTTGATTTGCGACCACTCCAAGAGCAACCAGAATCCGAGGATTGTCACAGTGTAAGAACATAACCAGGAATTATATCATATACATTTTTAGATCTAAACATCGTAACTaattcttttttttcctttgaaatGCATCGCATCAACCCAACCAATCTATCGGTCCATAAAAGCTCCCCTTTCGTTTATATTTTGCTCTTGATATGTTCTTATTTTCTTATGCATATATATCACTATGGAGAAACTCAGTCACATGACTTACTCGTAAAGACCTCAAAAACACATGTAGTTTAGTCAAATTCTGGAAAGCACAAGTAATTTAGTATAACTTGAATCACATAAAGCTATTTACATAATCTTGAAAATACATGTTAGGTCAATGCTATCACTTAATTAATATGAGTTGTATTAAAATGATCTGTTTTTGCAGAAATCTATCAACCAGTGGACTGAGTGGTGGATTTGCCATATCATTCATGAACATGACATCGCTAGAAAACTTGTAAGTGGCGCCTACCACATAATACTGATGAACTAATGAGATTATGTTGACATCTTTTGTGACCCTAAGTACAAAACATATATAGGGATTTATCACACAACAATTTGACGGGAGCTATTCCAGACTATCAGCTAAAGTCACTTAAAGTTCTGTAAGTCTGCTGATTACATATGTGGTTAATGATGCAAATTTTAGATGAATGATTCCAACTGTTATTTTTCAGTGACTTGTCAAATAACAAGATAAATGGACCAATCCCTGATTCTATTCTTCAAAGATTTCAGGCAGGTTTGCTTGATCTCAGGTTTGTCATGCTCTGTTGCACAGTTCCTCATTATACTTCTATTTCTGATCAAagtaacaactacaacaacaaaagGAATAGGCTCAAACCAAGGTTTATTCTTGCAGAAATAAGTGGGTTTAGCAGCAATCATTGCACATATGGAGTAAATTATTGATTAAAACACATTTATTTCCTTGCCAAACTTAAGCCACGCAAGTTGGACTATCTACTTAAGCAGCACCATGCAACAGCAACCCCATTAGTTGTATACGTAAACTCTGAATGCGACTAAGCTTTGGTGGCCAATTTTAGTGCCAAGTGTGTCAAACCAAGCTTTTGCAGTTGCATTGATTGAAGAAAACATGCCCCCGGTTATATGTTCTACCATCTAGTAACTATAATGCTTTATATCTATGAGCTTTTAAACATGTGACCTAGGAGCGGACCTAATAATAACTATGCGTGATTTAGAAATCATGTGGTTTCTATTTTTAGAGTTAGAAGTTTTATAGAAGAACTATTAGCTGGTCCATCTTGTTACAAAAGGGAGCTATGTTATAATCATAATTTTATAAAGCATCTGCAGCGTTATTTCGAGCTGATCTATAGATATGTTCTGTAATTGTGTCACTAGATTAGAAGGCAATCCCGTATGCTCAAAAGTTAAAGATACGTACTGCTCAAAGAAGAAGAAAAGCATACCTATCTTACTCATCGCAGTGATAGTTCCTGTTGTACTGATATCCCTCCTAGTAATGATGTGCATACTCTGGAAGTTATGCTGGAAAGGTAAAACAAAATCCCATGCTTCAAAATTCTCAGTCACTAATGGAAGTGTGGTAGACATTATATGACAGCTTAATACCTAAACATTCGTGTAAAAGACAACCTCTTGACTCTGCAGGGAAATCAGTAGACAACGAGGATTATGCTATGTATGAAGAGGAAACTCCCCTAAATATCGACATCAGACGGTTCACGTATGCAGAGCTGAAGCTCATAACAAATGACTTCAAAACAATCGTTGGAAAAGGAGGATTCGGTATGGTTTATCATGGCACACTAGAAAATAGTGACGAAGTAGCTGTTAAGGTGCTTATGGAGACATCAATAGCAGACTCAACAGACTTCCTCCCGGAGGTATAACACAGAACCAACTTGGCCAAATCATTTTTTCTCAAAAATAAACTAGAATTCTGCAAGACATATAAAATCTTTACAcaagttcatagtcagtacatgCAATTGGCATAACCTCTGGTATGTTTAGTAATTACATGTGTTACCGCAGGTACAAACCTTGTCCAAAGTTCATCACAAGAATCTTGTGGCTTTGAAAGGATATTGCCAAAACAAGAAATGCCTTGCACTCGTTTATGACTTCATGTCCAGAGGAAATCTTCAACAACTTATAAGAGGAGGTTTATCTCTTATTACTTCGTCTTTTCTTAAAGTTTCTATCACGAATAGTTGACATAGGTACAATCAACCAACCCAACTTGCAGTTCGTTATGCTCACTATGTTGTATTTGAACTTTTACAGCAACTGTTTGTACTTTAACTAATTAAAGCTGAGCCCTATATCAAACCAAAAACCAATACAATCTAAGGTGCAAGTTGACCAATTAGAAGCAACAAAAAAATGGAGAACTAGACGCCAATAGCTCTCATTAACCCTTGAGAATCATTTATTTCATAGATTTATCAATATATAATGCTTCACAGCGTAATATAAAAATCGGCAAGACCTATTCGTAATTATAAAAATGGAACTCTAAAATCAAGCCATAGTCTGCCTTTTGACATCCTACAGCATAGTGGATTTTATTGTTAAAACTGGATTTCCTTGTTAAAAGTTGGATTGATTGCCTAGACTTTTAtcgctgctgctagtaaatacatTGAGGATGACGGA
Coding sequences within it:
- the LOC127344870 gene encoding probable LRR receptor-like serine/threonine-protein kinase At1g51810; its protein translation is MVMSYRCSASTKLTWILASLLILVRTIQVRAQLPSGFINIDCGWKNGSSYVDDVLRMPYSFDGEYVESGVSHEMLPEFMADSENKQEITLRSFPDGSRNCYTLPSTTGKKYLLRATFTYGNYDRLNKSLDGSLFLFGLHIGVNFWATVNLSNWDPSLTVWKEVITVAPSNSLSVCLINFGSGVPFISTLELRPLLDAMYPFVNTSVSVSNFQRFRFGNVNTFITRYPTDYYDRWWDSFSMSKVDYSTSMISLNTSNNLESLPGNSNFSVPSAILQNASTRDTNQSSITINVAAGPNLGANDLQLLPIFHFTEINMTNPNRRFDIYSKDVLMFPDFSPSQLQVHSMYKSGQFMQNADGYFFLNKTSSSSLPPLINALELYSLVRMDNLTTDSDDVNYMKQIKTYYKLARTSWNGDPCSPREYSWEGLICDHSKSNQNPRIVTVNLSTSGLSGGFAISFMNMTSLENLDLSHNNLTGAIPDYQLKSLKVLDLSNNKINGPIPDSILQRFQAGLLDLRLEGNPVCSKVKDTYCSKKKKSIPILLIAVIVPVVLISLLVMMCILWKLCWKGKSVDNEDYAMYEEETPLNIDIRRFTYAELKLITNDFKTIVGKGGFGMVYHGTLENSDEVAVKVLMETSIADSTDFLPEVQTLSKVHHKNLVALKGYCQNKKCLALVYDFMSRGNLQQLIRGGDDDGANWEQRLQIALDAAQGLEYLHESCTPAIVHRDVKTPNILLDRNLVGIISDFGLSRAFDDAHTHISTVAAGTLGYLDPEYHATFQLTVKTDVYSFGIVLLEIITGQPPVIMEPQTVHLPNWVRQKIAKGSIHDVADKRLLDQYDASSLQSVIDLAMNCVESAAIDRPTMAEVVSRLKVWLPAVSNEKQSVSASAWRTHSVDAETRKQFQLMISDKESSFISGYTDGPSELNPLSGR